GGCGGCCACGACAACAGCGCGGTCGGGATCTTCCAGGGCGACATGGAGGTCGGCCCGATCTGTTCGACCTGCTACGCCCGCGCCCAGGAACAGGAGAACATCGACTCCGCGGAGATCAAGTCGGTCTGGGCGAGCGCGCCGTTCCCGACGACCGCGTTCTGTTACCGGTACAACCTGGTGCCCGAACTCCAGGAGGGGATCATGAACGCCTTCCTCGACTACGACTACCAGGACACGGGTATCGCCGACGAGTTCGAGGATCGAGGGACCTGGGTCGAGATCGACTACGCGACCCACTGGCACGACATCCTCGTCAACCACGAGGTCAACGGCGTCGAGTACGACGACGATGAGATAGAGTAATAGCACACCTCCCCGACCCACAACCAATGCTTGTCGTCGAAGACCTGCGGAAGACGTACGACACCGGCGACGAGGCGCTGAAAGGCGTCTCGATGGAGGTGACCGGCAACGAGGTCGTCTCGATCATCGGCCCCAGCGGCGCGGGAAAGAGTACGTTCATCCGGTGTATCAACCGGCTGACCGAGCCGACCGGCGGGCGCGTGATCCTCGACGACACCGAGATCACGGCGCTCTCGAAGAAGGAGCTCCGGAAGGCCAGACGCGACATGGGGATGATCTTCCAGGAGTACGCCCTCGTCGAGCGGCTGACGGTGATGGAGAACGTCCTCTCCGGGCGGCTCGGCTACACGAGCAGTTTCGACGCGTTCAGACGAAAGTTCGCCGGCGAGGACGTCAGCCGTGCGCGGGCGACGCTCGACCGCGTCGGCCTCGCCGGGATGGAGGACAAGCGTGCAGACGAGCTCTCCGGGGGCCAGCGCCAGCGCGTCGGCATCGCCCGCGCGGTGATCCAGCGCCCGAAGATCCTGCTCGTCGACGAGCCGACGTCGAGTCTCGACCCCGAGAGTTCGCGTGCGGTGATGGACCTGCTGACCGAGGTCGCCGCCGACGAGGACATCCCCGTGCTGATCAACATCCACGAGGTCGACCTCGCCGTCGAGTACGCCGATCGGATACACGGACTCGCCGACGGCCGAAAGGTGTTCGAGGGGACGCCCGACGAGCTCGACGACCGTGCGCTCGACACGGTCTACCGGGGCGAGAAGCCAGCGGAGTCGGGCGACGCCGAGAGCCGGACCGAGACGGAGGAGCGAGGGGCGACCGAGGAGAAGGCGCGCCGGGGCGCCCACTAGATGGCCGACGCCTCCCCCGACCCGATCGCGGACGGGATGGGCTACAGCGGCGAGTGGTCCCGGCCGACCGTCTTCTACAACACGACGGTGAAGTGGCTGGTCTACCTCGCGCTGGTGCTGTTCGTCCTCGGCAACATCTGGGCGGTCCGGATCTCGTTCGACCGGCTCCTGCTCGGGATCGACAACGCCTCTATCCTCGTCTCGAGCATGCTGCCGCCCTATTTCGGGGCGTCGATCTACTCCCACGGGATCGTCGTCAACGACGACGCGATGCGGATCTGGAACGGGATGGTCGAGACCGTCGCGATGTCGTTCGTCGCGACGGCCGTCGGCGTCGTGATCAGCATCCCGATCGCCGTGATGGCCGCCGAGAACCTCGTCCCGCGGCCGGTCTACTACGTCGGCCGCGGGATCCTCTCGATATCGCGTGCCTTCCACGAGCTCGTCGTCGCGATCATCGTCGTCGTCGGCTTCGGCTTCGGGGCGCTCGCCGGCGTGATCGCGCTGGTGTTCGCGACGCCGGGGTTCCTCTCGAAGCTACTCGCCGAGGACCTAGAGGACATCAACGAGACACAGGTCGACGCGATCCGCGCGACCGGCGCGAACCGGCTCCAGGTGCTCGCCTACGGCGTGCTCCCGCAGGTCGTCCCCCGGATCGTCGGGCTGACGATCTACCGCTGGGACATCAACGTTCGGGCGGCGACGATCCTGGGTGTGGTCGGTGCGGGCGGCATCGGGAACGTGCTCATCCGGTCGTTCGACCGTTACGACTACGCCTACAGCGCGGCGATCATCCTCGCGATCATCGCGGTCGTGATGGTCGGCGAGGTGCTGAGCGCGCTCGCCCGCAGGAGGCTCCAGTGATGGCGGGCGAGTACTCCGCCTCCTGGCAGCGCCACGACCCGGTCAGACGGATCGCCCGCTTCGCCGCGCTGCTCGGGGCGCTCGTCGTCGTCGTCGCCTCTTGGAGCGCGCTCAACGTCCGCTACGACTACGTCGCGACCGCCCCCCGGGAGATGCGCAACATCTTCGTCCGGATGTACCCCCCGGACGCCGCCTACACGGGCGAGATCGTCTGGCCGCTGATCCACACGGTGAACATCGCGGTCATCGGGACGATGTTCGCCGTCCTGATGGCGCTGCCGATCGCCTACATCGGCGCTGACAACACCACGCCGAACAGGATCACCTACGCGCTGGGGAAGTTCCTCATCGTCGCCAGCCGGTCGGTCCACGTCATCATCTGGGCGCTGATCTTCGTCGTCGTCTTCGGCACCGGCACGCTCGCGGGCATCTTCGCCGTCGCCTTCCGGTCGATCGGCTTCGTCGCGAAGCTGCTCGCCGAGGAGATCGAGGAGATCGATCCGAGCTCCGTCGAGGCGATCCGCGCGACCGGCGGGAACGGCCTCGACGTGCTCGTCTACGGCGTCGTCCCGCAGGTGAAGCCGGCGTTCATCGGCATCACGACCTACCGCTGGGATATCAACGTCCGCGAGGCGACGATCATCGGCTTCGTCGGCGCGGGCGGCATCGGCGTCGAACTCAGCACGCAGATCAACTTCTTCAACTGGAACGGCGTGCTCACGATCCTGCTCGCCATCCTCGGGATCGTGATCGTGAGCGAGGTCGTCTCCGCGTACCTCCGGGGGAAGGTCAGGTGAGCGGCTACGAGGCGGTCGTCTTCGACATGGACGGGGTGCTCGTCGAGGGCTGGGGCACCCACCCCGCGGTCTACCGCGAGGCGGCCGACCAAGCGCTCTCCGAGCTCGGCGCCGAGGCGGTCGACGGGCAGCTTAAGACGCTCGGGGAGACGGCGTACTCCGAGACGACGGCCGGGGCCTGCCGCGACCTCGGGGTCGATCCCGAGGCGTTCTGGGAACGCAGGGAACACCACGCCTCCCGGCTCGCGAACGACCGGCTCGACCGCGGCGAGCGGTCGCTCTACGACGACGTAAACACGCTCACAACCCTCGCCGAGTCGCTTCCGCTCGGGGTCGTGAGCAACAACAGACACGAGACGGTCCGGTTCGTCGTCGAGTCACTCCTCCCCGCCCCGATCTCGGCCTACCGGGGCCGCGACCCGACCGTCGAGGGCTACCGGCGTCGGAAGCCCGACACACACTACCTGAACGCCGTCCTCCGCGAACTCGACGCCGAGGACGCGCTCTACGTTGGCGACCGGGAGACTGACGTCGAGGTCGCGGCGGGCGCTGGGATCGACTCGGCGTTCGTCCGCCGGACACACAACACGGACAGCACGCTCGCGCGCTCTCCGACCCACGAGATCGAGGGGCTCGACGCGCTCGTCGACGTGATCGATTCGACCTGATCAGTCGGGGTCGTAGCGGATCAGCTCGTCGGCTCGCGCGGCGAACCGCGCGGTCTCCCCGTCGAAGGAGTCGGCGTACCGGACCAGGAGGGTGATGAGCGTCTCCGGACGCTCGATCTCGGTCCCCTCCTCGCGGCTGAGCACGCCCGCTTCCGCCAGTTCCGAGAGCGTCCGGCTCACCGTCGCCCGGGAGACCTCGGCCCGCTGGGCGAGCGCGGTCCCCGTGGCGTCGGGATCGGCCAGCAGCGCGAGCACCACCGCTCGCGGCGTCTCCCGGCGGAGGTAGCCGAGCGCCGTCCGCTCGAACGCGGAGAACTGGCCCGTCGGGAAGTAGCGTCTGTACTCCCCGTCGGCGTGGCTCTCGATCGAGCCGGCGTCGACCAGCCGCCGGAGGTGGTGCTGGGTCTCGCCGGTGCCGAGCGAGAGGTCGTCGCGCACCTTCGAGAAGTGTGCGCCAGGCGTCGTCGTGAGGTAGCCGGCGATCGCACGCCGGGTGTCGTTTCCTTCGTTCGCCGACGCCTCGTCGCCGACCAGGCTCACGAGCGGGCTGGACGCTCCGAGCGCGGCGAAGCGCCTGAGCGTCGTCCGCTTCTCCCGGTCGACGCGCTCTGTCATCGAGACGTATACGGACGGGCCGTGTAAAACCGCTTCGACCCTCCGATCGGTTCCCTCCCGCCTAACGCTGCCTTACTGTCCGCCTATCGGGCTCAGTCGAGCTCCTTCTCGATCTCCTCGCCCATCTCCCCTTCCATCTCATCGACCTCATCGTCGAGGTCCGCCTCCACGTCGTCGAGCACCTCGTCGGCGCTCTCGATCGACGTCGGGTCCTGGCCCTCCTTGATCGCCTGGGCCTCCTGTTCCATCTTCTCCATCTGCTCGGCGCCGATCTCGGCCTCCTCGTCGATCTGGCCGAGCAGTTCGTCGATGTTATCGAGTCCGAGCAGTTCGCGCGTCTCGTCGTCGAAGCCCTGGCTGTCGAGCTGTCCCTCGTCGAGCTTCACGTCGCTGCCCGAGAGGTGCTTGCCGTACCGGCCCACCAGCGAGGTGAGCTCCTGAGGGAGGACGAACGTGGTGGACTCGCCCTGTCCGATCGCCTCCAGCGTGTCCATCCCGCGCTCGATGATCGCGCGCTCGCCCATCGACTCGGCGGATTTCGCTCGCAGCACGGTCGAGACCGCATCACCCTGGGCCTCTAAGATCTGGCTCTGTTTCTCACCCTGTGCGCGGATGATGTTCGACTGCTTATCACCCTCCGCCTTCTCGATCGCGCTCCGACGTTCACCCTGGGCCTCCAGGATCATCGCACGCCGCTTTCGCTCGGCGGAGGTCTGCTGCTCCATAGCGCGCTGGACGTCCTGGCTCGGATTCACTTCTCTCACTTCGACCGACTCCACGCGGATACCCCACTCGTCGGTCGGCTCGTCGAGCTCCTTTCGGATCTTCGCGTTGATCTCCTGGCGCTTGTTCAGCGTGTCGTCGAGCTCCATGTCACCCAGGACGGCCCTGAGCGTGGTCTGTGCGAGGTTCGAGACCGCCTTCTTGTAATCGTCGACCTCGAGGAACGCCTTCTTCGCGTCCATCACCTTGATGTAGACGACGGCGTCGGCGGTCACCGGCGAGTTGTCGCGGGTGATCGCTTCCTGGCGGGGGACGTCGAGGGTCTGTGTCCGCATGTCGAAGCGATGCGTCGCGCTCACGAACGGGGGGATGAAGTGGATCCCCGGGTCGAGGAGCTTCCGGTACTCCCCGAACACCGTCAGCGCGCGTTTCTCGGTCGCGTCCACGATCTCGACCATCTGCCAGACCGTGACGATGGCGAGAAACAGGATCAGAAGCCCCACGAACGCGAGCGTGAGTTCGACCTGCAGCGGTGCGAAGTTCATATCGACCAGTATGAACGACGGAGGTAAAAGGGTTCTCATGGACCGCACGACGGCGGCTCAGCCGGTCTCGTACTCGGTCTCGCGCTCGCCCGCCGGATCGACCGCGTCGACCGCCTCCTCTGGCTCGCGACCGCGCGCGAGTTCGCGGTCAATCTGGTCCTCGATCGCACCGAGCGCCTCGACGCGCACGACGTTTCCGCCGCCGGGATCGACGACGATCACCTCCTCGCCCTCGGGGATTTCGCTGTCGAACGACCGGGCGGCGTAGTGGGGGTTGAAGCCGCCGCTCTCGAGTTTTATCTCGCCGGAGGTCGGGGTGACGCGCTCGGTCACCCGGCCGGTACGACCCTTGAGCGAGTCCGAATCGCTGGTCCTGGCCGTCCCCTTCCCGCCGTAGAGGTCGAGTTCGCGGTAGGCGAACAGCGCGACGCCACCGATCAGCAGCACGAGCATCGCGAGCACTGCGGAGAGCACGACGCCGCCGATGAACTGCCCGAGGACCAGGCCCGCGAGCCCCGCGACGATCAGGGCCACGCCGAGGACGATGAGGTGGGCTCCGGGTGCGATCGCCTCGGCGACCGCGAGGATGACCCCGACGACGAGGAGGACGATGGGCAGCGACTCGCCCAGGATCTCTACCATAGCAGGAGGTTAGAACGCCAGCCGATTAACGTTTCCGTGCTTAGATGAGCCCGATCCCGTAGGCGATCACGCCGACCGTGAGCGCCACGCCGAGGACGACGAACAGCGCGTTCTCCGCGCGCACCTCCTGTGGTTCGATCTCCCGACGGATCGGCTCCGCTTCGTCCTCCGTCGTCTCCGCGTCCTCGGAGGCGTCCGCGTCCGCTTCGTCTTCGGGGTCGTCGAACTCGTCGACCGAAAACCGCCACTCCTCCTCGGAGTCCTCAGTCTCACTCATGCGGAAGGAAGGTGCCGTGGAGCCAAAAACCTTCCAGCCTCGCGGCGCTACCGCCGGTCCTCGCCCGCGAGTTCGCCCTCGTAGATCACGCCGCGCTCGCCGTCGACGGTGACGGTCGTCCCGCTCTCGACAGCCGAGAGGTCCGCGCCGCTCACCATCGGGATGCCGAGTTCGCGCGCGACCATCGCGGGGTAGCCGGTCATCCCCGGACGGGCGTCGACGATCCCCCGGACGTGATTGAGTGGGCCGGCGAACTCCGCGTCGAAACCCGGCGGGAGGGAGACGATCGCGCCCTCCGGAACCGACGAGAGGTCGCCGTCGGCCGAGTGGTGGAGGGGACCGGTCGCCCGCTTCGCGACGACGCTCGTTCCGGTCGCGAGCGTCTCGGCGGCGACGTGGACTTTCAGCATGTTCGTCGTGTTCGCCCGCTCGAGTTCGGTCATCATCCCCGAGAGCGCGACGACCGTGTCGCCGGTTTCGGCCGCCCCGACCGCGAGCGTCGCCCCGACCGCGGTGTCGATCACCTCGTCGGCGGTCATGTCCTCTAAGTTCGTGTACTGTGCCCGGACGCCCCACGTCAGCGCGAGCTTCCGCCGCACGTTCTCGTTGGGCGTCGCGGCCACCACCGGAACGCCGGGTCGGAACTTCGCGAGTCGCTCGGCGGTGTAGCCCGACTCGCTCACCGCGACGACCGCGCTCGCGTCGATGTCCCGTGCGAGGAATCGCGCCGACCGCGCGAGCGCCTCCGTGCGAGAGCCCTCCGCCGAGGTCGGCATCCGTCCCTCGCGGAGTTCGTCGTACTCGTGGCTCGCTTCGGCCTCGCGGACGATCCGGTCCATCGCCTCCACGACGCGCACCGGGTGCGCTCCGATCGCCGTCTCCCCCGAGAGCATCACCGCGTCGGTGCCGTCGAGCACCGCGTTCGCCACGTCTGAGGCCTCGGCGCGGGTCGGCCGTCGCGAGGCGACCATCGAATCGAGCATCTCCGTCGCCGTGATCACCGGCGTCCCCCGAGCCCGACACTTCCGGATGATCCGCTTCTGGACGATCGGGACGTCCTCCATCGGACACTCGACGCCGAGGTCGCCACGCGCGACCATCACGCCGTAGGAGGCCTCGATTATCTCCCCCAGGTTCTCGACCGCGTCGGCGCGTTCGATCTTCGAGACGATCGGGATGTTCGCACCCGCCTCCTCGAGTACCGACCCGACCTCGTAGACGTCCTCCGCGCCCCCGACGAAGCTCGCCGCGACGAAGTCCACGCCCATCTCCGCCGCGAGTTCGAGATCGGCTCTATCGGACTCGGTGACGACGTCGAGCGCTAAGTCGACACCCGGGACGTTCACCCCCTTACGGCTCCCGAGGTCACCGCCGCTCTCGACGCGGGCGGTGACGACCCCATCGTCGTTCGCCTCCACGACCGTCTCGATCAGGCCGTCGTCGAGCAGCACTTGATCACCGGGCTCGACCGCGTCGATCGGGAGCGAGAGACCGACCTCCTCTTCGGTCGCCTCCTCCCCGACGACGAACCGGACCTCGCTCCCCGCCTCCAGGCCGATCTCCCCCTCTATCGGCGCTGTCCTGACCTCCGGGCCCTTCGTGTCGAGCATCGCCGCCAGCGAGGTGTCGATCTCGCGGTCGACGGCCTGGATCCGCTCGATCAGCTCCCGCCGATCGTCGATCGTGCCGTGGCTCGCGTTCAGCCTGGCGACCGACATCCCCGCCCGTGCGAGGCGGGCGATCGTCTCCCGGTCGTCCGACGCCGGCCCGAGCGTACAGACGATCTTCGCGTTTCTCATACGGGGTGTAGATCACAACCCGGCAAAAAGACCAACGGTTACCCCGTTCCGAGTGAGGTTTTTCGGTCCCGGGAGTCGGACGATGGAGGTCGCCGCGACCGAGCGCGTTGCGGATTTAATTATGGCTGGTGGGCCCTCGTTGAATACCCAGTACTGGGATACGGGTGTTGCAGGGATTGGGTGGTTTCGCCTGTGGTCCGGTGAATCCGCCGATGCGTAGATATGCGAACTGACACTGTAATTCCTCCGGTTCCCAACAATGTTCGGAGCGTCGTGCGAGATGCACGAGCGCACCTTATTTCACCTAATCTTGCCTAAGGCTGTACGAATACTGTTGTATAATTTGTAATATGTGAAAATTTAACTTCGCCAGCATTATGACCTCGGCATCAATAGCGTTCGTCGATGGCCGACGAGGAACGACTAAAACGCGAATACAACCTTACCGGAACTCCCCGCCGAGGGATGAGTATCGCGACGATCGGCTTTTTCGTCTCGCTCACTGTCATCGTCTTTTACGGCGTTGCGGGCCCTACGTTTCAGGAATCACTGGGGCTGTCCGGCGCGATGCTCGGCTTGCTGTTGTCGTCCCCTCACATTACGAAAGCGCTGTTACGCATTCCGTTCGGGGCATGGGTGGACGACGCCGGTGGCAAAAAGCCGTTTCTCGTCCTTCTCATACTGACCTGTATCGGGATCGCTGGCTTGGTCGTCCTCCTTCTCGTCACGTACCCGGATAATTTCGGCTCACACCTCTACCCCCTCCTGTTGCTGTTCGGCATCCTGGCGGGCTGTGGTGGGGCGACGTTTTCGGTCGGGATCGCCCAGACCTCCTACTGGTACCCGAGTGACCAACAGGGATACGCGATGGGGGTCTTCGCCGGTGCCGGCAACATCGGGCCGGGAATTGCCAATTTCGCGATGCCGATTGCGATCGGGGCAGCTGGATTGACGCTGGCCTACGCCGGCTGGTTCGCAGCAATGGTACTTGTCACGGTGTTTTACGCCGTCTATGCGGTCGATTCGTACTATTTTCAGCTGCGGAAGGATGGGGTTAACCGGGAGAAAGCGAAAACGGTCGCGTCCGAGCTCGGTCAAGACGTCTTTCCAGCGGGCAGTACCAAGGAATCGTTGAAGAAATCCTCCTCAAACAAAAAGACCTGGGCGCTCGTGTTCATGTACACGATCTCCTTCGGAGGTGGGTTTACGGCCCTCTCTACGTGGTATCCGACGTACTGGAATCAGTTTCACGAATTCAGTCTAACGATAGCTGGCCTGTTAGCCGGTATCTTCGTTGTCTACGGCTCGCTAATCAGAATTCCTGGAGGCTCGCTGAGTGATCGGTTCGGGGGAGAGAACGTCGGGATCGTCAGCTTCGCGATCATGGCCATTGGAGGGGTGATCGTCATGTTTTCACAGGCGTTCGTCCCGGCCTTTGTCGGGATGATGGTGATCGGAACCGGGATGGGGATCGTGAACGCTGCGATTTTCGAGCTGGTACCCAAGTACGTGCCGGAGGCGGTCGGCGGTGCATCAGGCTGGATCGGTGGGATCGGCGGTACTGGAACGCTCGTGATTCTCCCCGTACTTGGCGTGTTCGTCGACCTCTACGGCGTGGTCGGCTATGCCTGGGGCTTTGTCCTCTTCGCCGTCCTGAGTACGATCTGCGTGGGAGTCATGATCGTGCTCAAATACACCGTGTCGGAACCCGAAGGCGGGGAAGGGATCGAGGATACCCCAGTTCACTGATCGACCGAGCTACTCGTTGGCCCGTCGGGCGATCATCACCGAGACGGGTGCGTTCCGAAGAACACGTTCGGCAACACTGCCGAGCAGGATTCGGGAGAGACCGGAGCGGCCGTGGCTCCCGATAACGATATGATCGATATCATTGGCTTTAGCGTAACGAATGATCTCCTCCGCAGGCTGTCCGGTCTCGAGGACGGTTTCCAATGACACGTTGTATTCGTCGGCGGCGTTCTGGGCTTCTTCGAAGAGTTCCATCGCGTCTTCTTTCTTGGCTTCGTAGAGACTCTCTGCAGCTCCGCCTTCGGGGCCGTGAGTGAAGTCAGCGGTATCGACGACATGCAGGAGAATGATTTCATCGGCGTTGAATGCCTCGAGTGCTTCTTTGAGTGCATATCGAGCGGGTCCTGAATCATCATACGGGACGAGGATCCGTTCGTTCATGGGGAGTGGTAGCGCCGGAACCGTGTTAAATGATCGGCATTTCTTTCAGGAACATAGTCAGTCGCAGCTTGATATCGCCTTTCAAACATCATGAATGGCTTACGTTTGATACCCCCGCTTCTCAGTGCAGCACTCATCCTTTCTATACATCTATCAGACTTGATAGCCAGCAGAGAGGGCTACTACCGATAACTACACCTCCTGCACTAATCGATTCGGATGAGAACAGGAGATCCGGTCTGCGAACCGTCGCGTACCTCGCTCAGAACAGGTACTAGGAGAATCACCGTCAACGATCCGAATAACAGAAGACTACACGAAAATCCGAACTACCCCACGATCAGCGGACCTTCTCGCCCGGTTTCGCGTCGCCGTGGGTCGTGAGCAGGTCGGCCTCCTCGCCGGCCGCGAGCACCATCCCGTTCGACTCGACGCCGAACAGTTCGGCCTTCTCGATGTTCGCGAGCAGGACGACCGTCTCACCCGGAAGCGTATCGAGGTCGTGGAGCCGTTTGATCCCCGCGACGACCTGGCGCGTCTCGACGCCGATGTCGACCTCGAGCCTCGCGAGGTCGTCCGCGCCGTCGATCCCCTCGGCGGCGACCACCTCGCCCACGCGGATGTCGAGGTCCTGGAACTCCTCGAAGCCGATCCTGTCCTCGACGAGCGGTTCGAGATCCGCCGCCTCGACCGGCTCCTCCTCGGCGTCCTCCTTCAGCGTCGGAGCCTCGTCGGCGTCCGCCTCGTCCGCTCGGTCGTCCGTAGCGGCGGCGATCTTCTCCTCCAGCGTCGCCTCGAGGTCCGACACCCGATCGTCCTCGACCTTCTCGAAGAGCGCCTCCGGTTCGTCGAACTCGGAGGGCGGGGCCTCGAACGCCGCGTCGAGCGAGACCGTTTCTATCGAACCCTCCTCGCCGAGGCCCTCCCAGAGCGTCGCCGCCTTTCCGGGAGCGACGGGGTAGAGCAGCACGGCGACGGCCTTCGCCAGCTGGACACAGTCGCGAATCACCCGCGCCGCGCGTTCGGGATCGTCGTCGACGAGGTTCCACGGCTCGTTGCGCTGGATGTACTCGTTCCCGACGCGGGCGAGTGAGAGCGCAGCCTGGCCGATCGCCCGTACAGAGTACTCGTTGACCGCCTCGCCGAAGTTCGAGAGGGCGCCCTCGATCTCGCGTTCGATCTCCGGAGAGACCTCGACGTCCGGTGTGCCGTCGTAGGTGCGATGAGCGAACAGCAGGCTCCGGTAGAGGAAGTTGCCGATCGTCCCCACGAGTTCGCCGTTGACCCGGTCCGCGAACTTCTCCCAGGAGAAGTCGACGTCCTGCTGGAAGCCGCCGTTGGTCGCGAGGTAGTACCGGAGGAGGTCGGGGTGAAAACCCTCGTCTAAGTACTCTCTCGCCCAGATCGCCCGGTTGCGCGAGGTCGAGAGTCCCTTCCCGTCGATCGTGATGAAGCCGGTCGCACAGACCGCTCTCGGAGCGGTGTAGCCCGCGGCCTCGAGCATCGCCGGCCAGAAGACCGTGTGGTGCTGGATGATGTCGCGGCCGATCACGTGGACGATCTCGCCGCCTTCCTTCCAGACCTCCTCCCAGTCGTACTCGTCCACGCCGACGCGCTCGGAGTACTGTTTCGTGCTCGCGACGTACTCGATCGGGGCGTCGACCCAGACGTAGAGGACGAGGTCTTCTTCCTCCTCGCCGGGGTAGTCGATCCCCCAGTCCATGTCGCGGGTGATACACCAGTCCTGCAGGCCGTCCTCGATCCACTGTCGGGGCTGGTTCCGGGCGTTCGAGGTCCCCTCGAGACCGTCCAAGAACTCCGTGAGGTACTCCTCGAAGGCCGAGACGCGGAAGAACTTGTGCTCTCTGTCCCGGTACTCCGCCGGGTTACCGGTGATCGCCGAGACCGGCTCCTCGATCTCGCCTGGTTCTAAGTGTCTGCCACAGCCCTCGTCACACTCGTCGCCGCGGGCGTGCTCGCCACAGTACGGACAGCTCCCCTCGACGAACCTATCGGGTAAGTACTGTCCGGCCTCCGGGTCGTAGGCGACCTTGATCGCCTTCTCGTAGACGTGGCCTCCTTCCTCAAGCGTGCGGACGATCTCCTTCGTCAGTTCGGTGTTCGTCTCGTCGTGGGTGTGGCCGTAGTTGTCGAAGTCGACGTTGAACCGGGGGAACGTCTCCCGGTACTGCTCGTGGTAGGCGAGCGCGAACGTCTCCGGGTCGGTTCCCTCCTTCGCGGCGTTCACCGCGATCGGCGTGCCGTGCATGTCCGAGCCACTGACGTAGATCGCGTCCTGGCCGAGGCGTCGCAGCGCGCGGGTGAACACGTCTGCGCTGACGTAGCCCCTGAGGTGGCCGATGTGGAGGTCGCCGTTCGCGTACGGCAGTCCACAGGTGACGACCGCCGGTCGGTCCGTCGGGAAGTCCTCTCTCATCGTTCTCGTCTGCCCCCTCGTCGGTGTGCGGGTAAAGCCCGCTGGTTTCGGTTCATGCTGTGTGTGCTGTGGTGTTCTCGGCGAGCGATCGGATCGAAAACGAACGACGCACGGTTTCACCCGCCCCAGCGCCGGTATGACCCGGCTCGGTGGCGAGTCCTTCCGGACGACGACGCGAGTCGCCTCGCGTGACTCTCACCGCATGCGCATGTGGAGGCCGCCCGTAAGAGCCGTCACGTACACGGCTACCCGTCCGTCCGCTCGATAAAAAACCTCGCGGTCGGTCACGCGCCCCGAACGACTACGATGGGGTTATGCGTTGCGTACGACAGGGGGTGCAGAGCGACACCACACGGGGGCTACGAGAGGCGTCCTCTCCCCGGCCACATCGGTCACGATCGAGAAATCGCTCTACGTCGCGGTGCGTTCGGCGTCGGGGCCGTCGGGTTCGGCCTCCGTACGGTCCTCTCGCCGATCCCGGTCGTCGGCCCGCTGCTCTCGTCGGTTATCGTGTCGCCAACGCTCGTCGGCGTCCCGTTCGGTGTCACCGAGCCGGTGTCCGTCGCGGGCGTCGTCGGTCTCCTCGGACTCCTGTTCGCGTTCTCGGTGGGACGTGCCCATCTGAGCGTATCACGCGGCCCACTACGAGGCGCGCACCACCGCCGTGTGAGGTGGGTGAGGACCGTTTCGGAGGGTCCAGTCCGCGATCGAGCCCACCGAACCGGGCGGCCTGCACACACCGGCCCGGAACCTATCCGGGGCCGGCCCCTCGTCGGGAGTGCATGGAACTACTCAACTCGAACGCCGACGACGAGCCGGAGCAGGCCGAGGACGCCGACGAGACGACAAACGAGAACGAGTCCACCCTGGCGGAGTCAGAGGACGCCTACGACGCGGCCGCCGACCCGATCGCGGTCGCCGCGGGTGCGTCGGTCGCGCTCTCGTGGTTCCTCTTCTACGTGAAGGGCGACAAGGAAGCGGGCATCTTCGTCGGCCTTTGGGCGCCGACGCTGCTGAGTGCCGCGGGCTACTTCGAGCAGCTCTCGATCTCCGAGACGCTCGAGAAGGGCCTCTCGTTCCGCTAGAAGGACAACGCTCGAGCTGGGGACGATTCGATCTTTCCGGTTTCACTCGCCCTTGAGCAGCGCCCGCGT
This region of Halalkalicoccus sp. CGA53 genomic DNA includes:
- the metG gene encoding methionine--tRNA ligase; the encoded protein is MREDFPTDRPAVVTCGLPYANGDLHIGHLRGYVSADVFTRALRRLGQDAIYVSGSDMHGTPIAVNAAKEGTDPETFALAYHEQYRETFPRFNVDFDNYGHTHDETNTELTKEIVRTLEEGGHVYEKAIKVAYDPEAGQYLPDRFVEGSCPYCGEHARGDECDEGCGRHLEPGEIEEPVSAITGNPAEYRDREHKFFRVSAFEEYLTEFLDGLEGTSNARNQPRQWIEDGLQDWCITRDMDWGIDYPGEEEEDLVLYVWVDAPIEYVASTKQYSERVGVDEYDWEEVWKEGGEIVHVIGRDIIQHHTVFWPAMLEAAGYTAPRAVCATGFITIDGKGLSTSRNRAIWAREYLDEGFHPDLLRYYLATNGGFQQDVDFSWEKFADRVNGELVGTIGNFLYRSLLFAHRTYDGTPDVEVSPEIEREIEGALSNFGEAVNEYSVRAIGQAALSLARVGNEYIQRNEPWNLVDDDPERAARVIRDCVQLAKAVAVLLYPVAPGKAATLWEGLGEEGSIETVSLDAAFEAPPSEFDEPEALFEKVEDDRVSDLEATLEEKIAAATDDRADEADADEAPTLKEDAEEEPVEAADLEPLVEDRIGFEEFQDLDIRVGEVVAAEGIDGADDLARLEVDIGVETRQVVAGIKRLHDLDTLPGETVVLLANIEKAELFGVESNGMVLAAGEEADLLTTHGDAKPGEKVR